The Pelecanus crispus isolate bPelCri1 unplaced genomic scaffold, bPelCri1.pri SCAFFOLD_172, whole genome shotgun sequence nucleotide sequence AGTCAAGGTGCAAGGCAGCAAGCAGGAGTGGTgtgcccttccctggaaaggcgTGTAGGACATCCAGGCTAGGCCTGGAAACAGCCCCCGCttccacaccccaccccaccccaccccacccccccccccccaaaaaaaatccaccaccagctttccagccccAAACACTACGGTGCCCTGCATcacctgtggggctggggcgggtCGGATGTGTTGCTCTCGGGCTGTTCTTGATCACAGGTCTTCTCAGACGCCAGCCCCTTCGCCACCACGGCCAGGACACGCGCACTGGGGGACAGCCAACTAGAGGGTCTCCTGCCACAAAGCAAAGGAAGCCACAAGCTCGTCTGGGAAGCCTCTTCCCACCCATCCCGCTCAGAAAACTCTTCTGGCGATCTGCGAGCTGAACAAGGGGTCTATCGAGCACCACCAAGCCTCCACCATGAGCTCCTGCTTCTCTGAAACTGAGGCGACGTGATGGCAGCAGCACTTGGGCCCCGGCACAGCGCAACAGCCCAGGACCACAGCCTGGATGAGACGGACAGCACCAGCCACCCCGCAAGGCCGCGAGCCCCACGGTGTGCTCTCCGTACACCGTCTGGGAGAAAAGCCCTTCCTCAGCACACGCcgcttcccccaccccacctgcCCAAGCTGGGCCTTACCTGGACCTGGCGGAGATGGCGTCAGGACTGGGAGGGAAGCTCCTGGCAGAGGGGCTGGTGGCTCCAAAGAGCCGGCCCAGCCAGCTGCCCTTGTCAGGACCCGGGGGGCCGCCAGCCTCTGGGTCGGAAGGGGCTGCCCGGTTCCTATTCGCATGAGGCTCTGAGGAAGCAGCCAGGAGTttctctccagcagcaggatcATCTGGCCTGGTGGgtgctccagctccagcaggcaggACGAGGTCTTCAGGGGAAGAGGTCCCAGACGTGTCAGGACTGCTGCTGGCCTTCGGACCGGAGGGTTCAGGGACAGCTTTGGTctgaaggagctgcagctccgTGCCTCGAGGCTCATTCACAGCTATGCGGGGTCGCGCAGCCTGGCCTGGGCTGGAATCCCCCGCAGCCGTCCGCAGCTTTGTCCACCAGATGAAGGGGAACTTCTCCTTGCTAGGAGCAGCGTAAATCCTGGAGGCCTGGCTCAGCTGGCCCCACCAGCCACTGAGGCCAGCCCTGGCATCCTGAGGGCCTGCCTCCGGTCTGGGGGTCTCCAGCGAGCTGTCACCTCCCAGGAAAGTGCGACTGAGCTGGTCGCCCCACCGCCGCACGTGCTGGAAGGTCTGCTGCAGGGCGGCCCCAACCTGGGGGCCAGGGACCAGCCTGCGCACAGCTGCCTGGGACTGGGACCTTGCGCTGCCCTCTGCACCGGCTGCCCTGCCCAGAGCATCGGGCGGGATCTCATCTTCCAGGCTTGCCCCTGCAGCACTGCTCTGGCCCTCCAGAGAAGGCCGCGCAGCCCCCCGAGCCTGAGCGGCGTGATGGGCAGGAGATGGGGGTGACTCCAGCCGACGGGACAAGGGTCTTATATCCAcggagaggtggtggtgttcaAAGAGCAGGTCAAGGTGGAAAGTCAGCACTGAGAGGGGCTGGATGAGCAGCAGCAGTTCATCAGCGAGGTGGGGAAGAGGGCCTTGACTCAGGGCAAAGAAGGCCATGGGTGAATACAGCACGGAGATTACACCTACGAGACACGGACAGTGCTGGACAGCTGCAAAATGCCCTGCCCTTGCCCACACGTCCCTCCCAGGGCCAACTGGGTCCATCCTAGCGGGTCCAAATGATGCTCCAAATGGTCTGCCCGACTGCCCTTGTTCAGCAAGACAGCCACGGAAAACGATGCCCTTGTCCACTAAGGAAATCCCAGCGAAGCATTGCGGGTGGAACAAGTATGGGCTTATCACTGGGGCAAGCGGGAGAGGACCTGGGCAGGGAGCTTTCTGGGTACTGTGTCCTTACCTGGGCTCTTCTGCAGGTGAGAGATccacagctccagctgcttAATGCTAAACAAGACGAAGGGAACCCAAGTTAGAGCTCCTGGGACGCTGCTCCAACCTGCCATCGCAGCAAGGACAGCCTGGGCCATCAAGGGCCAATACTCACTTCAAAAGGCCGAGGATAAAGGCATGGAACTTCTGTCTGGCGCTGTTGAGAGGGGCCAGCCCGGCCACGTGCCAGCACAGGGAGTGGAGGGAGCGGGTGTTGGGGCCTGTGGAATACACAACACAGACAGTCATGGCTCCAGGGGCACATCCTCCCCCAGCCCGGGCTGGAAAAGGACTCCAGGCACCTTGAGATGGTGATCCCAACATCTCCAGAGCATGTTCCTCACACTGACCTGTCTTCACGGAGGCTTCCACCACACTCCAGGGGGAATTTTTCCTCTGGCCTGTGATAACATCCTTCTGGAACGGCTTCAGCCCGTCCTCCACCAAGGCATAGAGCGCAGGGCAGAGGGTGTGCAGCAGCAGGTAACCCACATCTGGGCTGAGCCGGCTGTCTCCCAGCTGGGCCTGAAGTAGGGAggcagaaggagaggagagggaggggaacGGCAGCACCTAACCCTGAGCCTGCAGGATGGGATGGTGGGATCTTCCCGCTGGAGCTCCCAAAGCCTCTCCTACCCAAAGCCTGCATGGACTGCCCTCactcctgcccaccccagcccgagccccagcccagcccctcacCTTCTGCACCAGGTTTCGTGCAGTGCTGAAGTGGGCGATAACCTTGTCCACGGCGGTGCTGATGGCGATCAGCAGGGCTGTTGGGCAACGGAAAGAGAGATGTCAACACAGCACCCGAGCCCCACCGCCGCTGCGGCACCTGCCCTCAGCCCATCGGCAGCGTgcggctggctggggctgaccAGCATTGCACCGGCCACAGCTGCAGTGAGGAGCAGCTCTGGACATCAAGgcctggaggagctggggaggagagggcaggcgCCAGGAAGGCCCAGGGCCACGCAGCATCCCAGGCTGTTGCCATGGCAACCCGTTGCTCCCGGGTGCAGGGATGAAGGACCCGCCGCTCCCACGGGGACCAGGCCAGGAGTGAGGCGCGGGCAGGAGACCCGCAAGGTGTTTGCAAggtgccggggcagcccccgccccgtTCTCCGGCTCGACAGCACCATCTGCCGAgaggcgggcagggctgggccccgcagcaggcagccctgcctgcccctgcccctgcccctgcccctgcccctggccctgcccctggccctggccctgcccctggccctgcctggccctggccctggccctggccctggccctggccctggccctgcccctagccctggccctgcccgcccctgcccctgcctggccctgcccctggccctggccctgcccctggccctggccctggccctgcccgcccctgcctgcccctgcccctgcccctgcccctgcctggccctggccctagccctggccctgcccctgcccctggccctgcccgtccctgcctctgcctgcccctgcccctggccctgcccgtccctgcctctgccccccgcccctgcccgtGCCCGAGAGGCCGGCCaggccccccgccgccccccgcctctGGACCGAGCCCCCCGCCACCTCCCCAGGCCCTGGGGTCTCCCGGGCCCAGCGCTGTCACACCCCGGCCGCCTCCCGGagccccgctcggccccgccaGAGGCTCCGGAGGGGAAACGGCCCCGGCTCGGCGGCCCTTCAGCccgagcgcggcggcggggccggctccgcggggccgttacctttcttctgctcccccggggggcggcgggctcCTCCCGTGctccccccgccgggccgcgctgCGCCCGCGGCCGCTCCAGCGGCGGACGGCGAGGGCCTGGCTGGAgagaggggggcggcggggtcAGGCGGGGCCTCGCCCGggctcccccggggccggctgggcgctgccggggcccgggggggcagcgcgggggggacgcggggccCGGGCGCCGCTGCCGCGGGAGGCCCAGGCCGCGCTCGCCGCAagcagccggccccgccgccccggccccactCACCGCGGGCGGCACCGGGGCCGGCACCAGCCGGGCCGCGCTCGCCCATGGAGCCGGAGGCCgcggcgggcggagcggggcgggccgggccccgcgggccGGGCGCAGCGAGGAGgggccagcccggccccgggcggccgggaagggccggggcggccgccggcgccgcgcGTCccagccgagccgggccgggggtgCGGAGGGGGAAGCCGCGCCTGCAAGGAGCCCAGGGCAgcggcggcccccccggccctgccggcccccccggccctgcccggcacgGAGCGATCGAGGGGCGCGGAAGCCACTCGTCCCAGCCAGCGAGGAGCTGGGCCAGCTCGGCCTGCAGCCGCCACACGCAcccgcccccccgcagccccccaagTCCTTGCAGCCCCAGATGTGGCCCCTGCGGCTCCTCCTTGCCCCGCTCGGTCCCCTAAAGGGTgacacccctgcacccagcctGGAAGAGCGGACCCAAATTCTTACCCTCCTTGCAGCTCTCATCTCGTCTCTCGACCGTCCTTGGCACCCAGGGGTCCCCACCAGGCCCCCCGAGCCTGTGAACCAGGGCGTCTTTACCACAGCCAGAGCCTTTATCACAACCCTTCTCTCCTGGGAGGCAGCTTTGTGGTGGCAGCCCCCCTTCCTCCGCGTCCCCCGGCTGCCCCTCCACAATGGGCTGCAGTCCCGGTCGGGATCTCCTCCTCTTCGGCTGGTGGCTTTCCACAGGTGCCAGCAAGTGTCCACCCAGAGGCACGGGCGGCATCCAGCCTGAGCCGTCGCTGCCTACGACCATCTCAAGGGGTGCAGGTGGGCGTTGAGGTGCCACAGGCTCTGCCCGCTCACCGGCTGGCTGGCCCCTGGGCTTGCTGGAGGCACTGCGGTACCGCAGCTCCTTGAAGGTGGTcacctctctctgcctggaGCTGGGTGGTTTCGGTGGCCAGtcatgctggagctggggctgggctggctcctGGCCCACGGCGCTGGAGAGGAGCTCGCTCGGGGGCGGCAGCTCCGTGTCGGGTGAGAATACGATCAGCCAGTCGCTCCGGTCAGCTCTGGCCTGGGCAAGAGCAGGCCCAGCGGcgttcctcttcctcttctgggCAAGCTCATGGAAGGAGGTGATGGTCTTCTTGCCTGCGTCTCTGCAAAGGTCACCTGAGCTCAGATCTGGCTCCGCtggctgtgcaggcaggagtggctgctctgctctgtatGCATTGAGAACCTGCAGTCGTCTCCGAGGCCGGGGGGGCACAGGCGGGGGGACGCTGCCAGCCCGGGGCCGTGGCTCAGGAGTGCTGCTCAGACTGGGATCCCACCATCCTGGTGCAGGCAGTGCCAAAGGTGTGGGATCAGGGTTGGGGAGGGAGTTGCAGTTAGGGTCTAGGTTGGCGCAGATGCTGGTGGTCTCCTGCCCCGCTGTGCTGGGAGAGGTCTCATTGCACTGGGAGTCAAGCgaggtgctgctgcagaggctgtCCGGGCTCTCTCCAGCCAGGGCATGCGGTCTCTGGAGCGCCGGCGGGTTGAGGTTGGCGTCTCTTCCATCACGCATCCTACTCTGGTCAGCCAACAACTGGCCATCCTGGGCATCTTCTATGGGAATGACGTCGGGCTGATTTTCAGGGGATTGAGACTCTTCTCTGGAGAACCCCTTGCAGTACACGGAGACCGGGGAGTCATCCAAGCTGAAATCCGAGCAGCTactgacagaggaggaggaggaggaggatgaagccAGATCACAAAGGGGCTCACAAGGGGAagccacctcctccccagcatGCAGGCAGGGGAAATCCTCTTGAGCTGCCTGGTTCTGGAGACCCAGCATCACCGGCTGCTGAGTGTGGGACTCACAGCACTGGCATTTCAAGGAGGGGTTGTTGGAATTGGCATCTACTTGCTCACAGTTCCCGGGGCAGTCGCTGCAGCTGGTCTGGTCTCCTCCACCCATGGAGGCAGAGGTCTCTTGGAGCTCTGGGTGCCGGGAGAggtgcagccccagggagaTGTGCTGCAGATGGATGTGGTTGAGGTTGCACAGCAGGCCTTTCTTCGGAGCCAGCATGATGCTGCCTCACTGGTAGCGCCGGGGCTCCTTGGAGAGCCCCACAGCTCCTCTCTTCAGACCATCCAGCTCCCTGCAAACATCAAACACCCCTTCAGCAGGGGAGAACGCGGCAGCACAAACCTGGAGAGGAACGGACAGCACAAGAGGGAGGGCGGTGACCTTGCAGCAGCCACCGAGCAGGGAAGGGCCGGCTGCAGGGGACCGGCACGAGGGCCTGTGGGTTCAGAGTGGGGAATACCCTCCGTGGAgaggggctgccccacagctccccactGAGCTCAGGcctggctggctgggcaggggctgcagccggTTGCTGGTAGCCGGGGAGCCGGCAGCTGATCCCTGGAGCACGACCTGAGCGTGATCCAGGGAGGTTCTGGCCAGTCCAGGCGTCTGCAGCGGCAGGGCTGAATCCCTCTGCCAGCTCTTGGCGGCCGGGAGCATCTCAGAGATGCTGTCAAGGAGAAAACGCCCTTGGAAACCTCAGCCGGggagctgctggccaaggcagGGTGACACGGCCGGCACCCTCAGCCAGGGCACGGCCAAGGAGACGCCCGGCCTCCCgcagacctggcagccgctgcAGCCGCCCGCCGCatcgcccggcccggcccgggggagAGCTCCGGCCCCGGGCGCCCATCGCCGGCCTCGGGCCGGGCAGCTCAGAGCCAGGGTGGCCTCGGGCAGGCGGCTCCgacccggccccggggctggagCGGCGCCGCCGGGGTGCAgccgccccttcccctccccgccgcgcccccgccgccccggccccgctcacctCGTCGCGCTGCGGCGGCGAATGCGGCTGCCGGGAGGGAGGAGCCCCGGGaggagccccggccccgcccgggaGCCGACGGGGGCGGTGCTCCGGTCcgccccccctcctcccccccaaaaaaccaacccctgCAGCCGGAAAGCACCGGAGGTGCCGGcatcccccccctccccggtccAGCCCCGTCCCCGGCAAAGAGCAGGCAGCGACACACCCGCAATAACTTATGTTTATTGACACAAACGCTGGCAGCTGATCTatgccccccacagccccctcgcAGGGTCTGCCAGGGGCCccagacccccaccccagggggatgctggggcagggaccaGGCAGCTACGGCCGGGGGGAACCCAACCAGGCCCCCTCAGCAAAGACTAAGCAGTCCAGAGCCAGGCCCACCATCACTTCTGCCGCTTGTAAATCTTCTGAGCTAGGCCAAGAAAGATCTCCTTGGGCAGGCGGTTGGCGTGCTTTGTGATCAGTTCCTGCAGGCGCTGATAGCTGCTCTCCTCATACTCCTGAAAAGCAGCCCTCATGCCCAGAGTCTCATAGAGCTCCTTCACCTTTGCCACCTTCTCGGGCTCCTTACAGCCATAGTTCTCCTGAGAAAACACCAGAACAAGTCCGGCTGAGGCCCAGCTTACAGCCGCTGCCGTAGCTGCTCATTCAGAGCGTGGCAGGAGTCAGCTCTTGTTCTCCCTGCTACCACCTCATACCACTTGCAACAACCAACCCTTCTCCCAGCCAGGTAGCAGCACAGCGCAGCTACGCAGGGCGGCACACGGCTTTTCAGGTGTACGTTACGGCACTACGCTCCCTCTACACCACGTCCTCGGGGATGAGGTCCACACCACCTCTCCCTCATCTTCAGCGGCTTTCTGTCAGCCTGGTGATGTTACCTCCAGGATCTGCCTCTGGTCTGGCGTGACCCGACGCAGACACTCCACCACCAGCCAGCTGCACTTATTGTCCTGGATATCAGTGCCAACCTTCCCCATCAGCTCCGGGTCCCCAAAGCAGTCCAGGTAATCATCCTGCACGAAGACGGAAACACGTGAGCACCACAACCGGTGTCTTACAAGCACCGAGGGACGGGGAGTCACCTTGTACCTGGATCTGAAAGAATTCGCCCATCTCCAGCAAGATAGCTTTGGCATCATCGTGCTCCTCCTTACCGTCAATACCAGTCTaagagggggaaagaggaataaagccttccagtacctgccTTCCACCCTCACTTCTCCCATCTCCCAACCCCCTGCCCTCCTCAACAGCCTCATACCAAGGGTTAGGCCCCTCCTGAGACTGTTTCCATTAAACTCACCATGTACATGGCAGCAGCCACAGGCAGGTAGAAGGAGTAGAACGCCGTCTTGTACTTAACAATTGCTTTATACCTGCAGCAGAGGAACCGTGCTCAGTGACAAAGCCCTGGCCTTCCCCTCCCACCAGGGCTCTGCAGATCAGGGccagcaggagaaaagcagctccCTCCAAACCAGCTCCCAAGCTCTGATGGTGCGAGCAAGACTTGGTCCCCAAAGCCTGGGAGGtgacagcagcatttcagcaaGCCAGTTGTCTCTCTTACACAGTCTGGAAGGGACTGCAAGCAGAGCCACCCTGCCACAGCTGGGCTGCCATCTCTGGCCCCTTCCCTCTCTTTACCTCTGCTCAGTGAAGCGATTCAAATCCACCTGGGAAACAGGAGCAGTGATGAGGTCCAGCATCTGCCCAAGCTCAGTCTGGTAGGCAGTCTGCCgaggaaagaaaggatttgTTCACACGGTCCCCCAGGAAAGTCCCCACAGCACAGTGAAAACCCCCAACCCAAGCCCCACTTCGGCTCCTCTCCGAGTCTGAAGGAAGGGCGCGTGTCTGGCAGGACGCCCAGGAACTCAGGGAACGGTCCGAGATCCACACACCACCAAACATGCAGAAACGGCCCAAACCcagggggggggggtggggtggggtgcaggggccaGGCACACCTGCAAAAAAAGCTCCAGCAGGTGCAGGTAGTAGGGACGCTCCCCGCAGTACTTCTTCAGCAGCCTGTAGACAGATGACTCCAGGAGGAAGGCATCGTTGATGGCATCCAGACCGATCCCCTCCTGCaccaggagggcagggaggtgtCACAAAACACCTCGACCCCACAGGGCCCAGCGGGCAGGGGCCTCCCGAATGCCCTCACCTTCTTGTACCAGCACAGCTGCCCCCGGCGGGTGAGGGACGCGTCCATGATGTCGTCGGCCACCAGGAAAAAGGCTTGGAACTGCGAGAGGCTGGCTTAGGGGCCGtggggggtccccacggggcccccggccgccccccggcccggctctCACCAGCTCTATGCACCAGCCGACGGCCAGGGCGCACCGCAGGCTCTCCGGGTCCCGCTGCCCGGGGCTCGCCAGCTCCCGGAAGGCGGCCAGCACCGTCAGCCCGCGGTTGCACTTCCCGCCCGGCGCGTTGTACTCCAGCACCTGCGGGCGGAgaggagcgggcagcgggcagccccgggcccgccgccccccgccccggccccccggcccttCCTCACCTCCTTCAGCCGCGCCACGGCGTCGCCCACCTCCGGGTGCCCGAGGCCGCCCTCCGTCAGGTCGCGGACGATCTGTGGGAAGAAGCCGAGGAACTcctcccgcccggccgccgcccccctcgccccgctgccgctCATGGTGACCGAGAGCGCGGCCCGGACCCGCCGCCCGCTGCCTTtgctccgctccgccccgcccggcccggcgcggggctCGCCGGGGCGCGTAGTCCGGAGCCGCGGGGGCAGCCggcgcctccccgcccccccgactacagctcccggcgtgccccGCGCGGGGGCGGA carries:
- the LOC142596886 gene encoding AP-4 complex accessory subunit RUSC1-like → MLAPKKGLLCNLNHIHLQHISLGLHLSRHPELQETSASMGGGDQTSCSDCPGNCEQVDANSNNPSLKCQCCESHTQQPVMLGLQNQAAQEDFPCLHAGEEVASPCEPLCDLASSSSSSSSVSSCSDFSLDDSPVSVYCKGFSREESQSPENQPDVIPIEDAQDGQLLADQSRMRDGRDANLNPPALQRPHALAGESPDSLCSSTSLDSQCNETSPSTAGQETTSICANLDPNCNSLPNPDPTPLALPAPGWWDPSLSSTPEPRPRAGSVPPPVPPRPRRRLQVLNAYRAEQPLLPAQPAEPDLSSGDLCRDAGKKTITSFHELAQKRKRNAAGPALAQARADRSDWLIVFSPDTELPPPSELLSSAVGQEPAQPQLQHDWPPKPPSSRQREVTTFKELRYRSASSKPRGQPAGERAEPVAPQRPPAPLEMVVGSDGSGWMPPVPLGGHLLAPVESHQPKRRRSRPGLQPIVEGQPGDAEEGGLPPQSCLPGEKGCDKGSGCGKDALVHRLGGPGGDPWVPRTVERRDESCKEARPSPSAAGAAAGAARPGGGSTGGARRPPGEQKKALLIAISTAVDKVIAHFSTARNLVQKAQLGDSRLSPDVGYLLLHTLCPALYALVEDGLKPFQKDVITGQRKNSPWSVVEASVKTGPNTRSLHSLCWHVAGLAPLNSARQKFHAFILGLLNIKQLELWISHLQKSPGVISVLYSPMAFFALSQGPLPHLADELLLLIQPLSVLTFHLDLLFEHHHLSVDIRPLSRRLESPPSPAHHAAQARGAARPSLEGQSSAAGASLEDEIPPDALGRAAGAEGSARSQSQAAVRRLVPGPQVGAALQQTFQHVRRWGDQLSRTFLGGDSSLETPRPEAGPQDARAGLSGWWGQLSQASRIYAAPSKEKFPFIWWTKLRTAAGDSSPGQAARPRIAVNEPRGTELQLLQTKAVPEPSGPKASSSPDTSGTSSPEDLVLPAGAGAPTRPDDPAAGEKLLAASSEPHANRNRAAPSDPEAGGPPGPDKGSWLGRLFGATSPSARSFPPSPDAISARSRRPSSWLSPSARVLAVVAKGLASEKTCDQEQPESNTSDPPQPHRAVRALCDHTGAADGHLSFQKGDILQLLSTVDEDWIRCCHGNNTGLVPVSYTSLIL
- the LOC142596885 gene encoding farnesyl pyrophosphate synthase, translating into MSGSGARGAAAGREEFLGFFPQIVRDLTEGGLGHPEVGDAVARLKEVLEYNAPGGKCNRGLTVLAAFRELASPGQRDPESLRCALAVGWCIELFQAFFLVADDIMDASLTRRGQLCWYKKEGIGLDAINDAFLLESSVYRLLKKYCGERPYYLHLLELFLQTAYQTELGQMLDLITAPVSQVDLNRFTEQRYKAIVKYKTAFYSFYLPVAAAMYMTGIDGKEEHDDAKAILLEMGEFFQIQDDYLDCFGDPELMGKVGTDIQDNKCSWLVVECLRRVTPDQRQILEENYGCKEPEKVAKVKELYETLGMRAAFQEYEESSYQRLQELITKHANRLPKEIFLGLAQKIYKRQK